A genomic window from Thiomonas arsenitoxydans includes:
- a CDS encoding c-type cytochrome has product MRLHHLTLVLIGLVFAIGLLGANAPAFAAPAAPAAVGTPAAATLPPGPKAPPSGAAMAQTCAGCHGTDGRLHAAAFMPLAGMPKAQLAQAMRDFRDGKRPSTLMGHVAQGFSNGEIDAMASYFAAVKPE; this is encoded by the coding sequence ATGCGACTTCATCACCTCACCCTCGTCCTGATCGGGCTCGTGTTCGCCATCGGCCTGCTCGGCGCGAATGCTCCCGCTTTTGCCGCGCCAGCCGCACCTGCAGCGGTCGGTACACCAGCCGCCGCAACCCTGCCGCCCGGGCCCAAAGCACCGCCCAGCGGCGCCGCCATGGCGCAAACCTGCGCCGGTTGCCACGGCACGGACGGACGGCTACACGCTGCCGCCTTCATGCCCCTGGCTGGCATGCCCAAAGCGCAGTTGGCGCAGGCCATGCGCGATTTCCGCGATGGCAAGCGCCCCTCCACGCTGATGGGCCATGTGGCGCAGGGCTTCAGCAATGGCGAAATCGACGCCATGGCGAGCTACTTCGCCGCCGTCAAACCCGAATAA
- a CDS encoding FCSD flavin-binding domain-containing protein, producing MNSRRQFLLASATALGAVAFPAIARAGQASARIVIVGGGVGGATAAKYLKLADPSLQVTVIEKNPVYIRPYGSSEVLNAHVTMQDLRVSYDALRHKHGVAFVFDAAKSLDPVNKTVTTASGKVLGYDKLIVSSGIKLRYDSLPGYSEQLADSQVPSGWIAGAQTALLAKQLQSMRDGGTFVLAAPPNPYRCPPGPYERAALMTEWFSKHNPRAKVIIADPKDSFVTDETALLGWNRLYGFQPPQEYRTKLAAKLQPSTQPCALEWIQAKAGGTPHRLDAKTMTLHTAGGAIKADVINIIPAMVAGQIAFDFGLTNDSGFCPVHRTTFESTLHKDVYVIGDSSIADVMPKSGFSANTQAKWVARVITDGLAGRDPGTPVWENTCYALAGKDYGLFVADVFKIKEDGKIGRVNKARYLPLDATPAQIRLSAVYQQAWIQAFTQDIFA from the coding sequence ATGAACTCTCGTCGTCAATTTCTGCTCGCCAGTGCCACGGCATTGGGCGCTGTTGCCTTCCCCGCCATCGCCCGCGCCGGTCAGGCGTCTGCTCGCATCGTCATCGTCGGCGGTGGCGTGGGTGGCGCCACGGCGGCCAAATACCTCAAGCTGGCCGATCCCAGCCTGCAGGTCACGGTGATCGAAAAAAACCCGGTCTATATCCGCCCTTACGGATCGAGCGAGGTGCTCAACGCGCACGTCACGATGCAAGACCTGCGGGTGAGCTATGACGCGCTGCGGCACAAGCATGGCGTGGCCTTCGTGTTCGATGCCGCCAAAAGTCTCGACCCGGTGAACAAAACCGTCACCACGGCCAGCGGCAAGGTTTTGGGCTACGACAAACTCATCGTCTCGTCCGGCATCAAGCTGCGCTACGACAGCCTGCCCGGCTACAGCGAACAGTTGGCCGACAGCCAAGTGCCCAGCGGCTGGATTGCCGGGGCGCAGACCGCCCTGCTGGCCAAGCAGTTGCAGAGCATGCGCGACGGCGGCACCTTCGTGCTGGCCGCACCGCCCAACCCCTACCGCTGCCCGCCCGGCCCCTACGAGCGCGCCGCGCTCATGACGGAGTGGTTCAGCAAACACAACCCGCGCGCCAAGGTCATCATCGCCGACCCGAAGGACAGCTTTGTCACCGACGAAACCGCCTTGCTCGGCTGGAACCGGCTCTATGGTTTCCAGCCGCCGCAGGAGTACCGCACCAAGCTCGCGGCCAAACTCCAGCCCTCCACCCAACCCTGCGCGCTGGAGTGGATTCAGGCCAAGGCCGGCGGCACCCCGCATCGTCTGGACGCCAAGACCATGACCCTGCACACTGCGGGCGGCGCCATCAAAGCCGACGTGATCAACATCATCCCGGCCATGGTCGCCGGGCAGATCGCGTTCGACTTCGGCCTCACCAACGACAGCGGCTTTTGCCCGGTGCACCGCACCACGTTTGAATCGACCTTGCACAAAGACGTGTACGTGATCGGCGATTCCAGCATCGCCGATGTCATGCCCAAGTCGGGCTTCTCGGCCAACACCCAGGCCAAATGGGTGGCCCGGGTCATTACCGACGGTCTGGCGGGACGAGACCCCGGCACGCCCGTCTGGGAGAACACCTGCTACGCCCTGGCCGGCAAAGACTACGGTCTGTTCGTCGCCGACGTATTCAAGATCAAGGAAGACGGCAAGATCGGCCGCGTCAACAAAGCCCGCTACCTGCCGCTCGACGCCACGCCCGCGCAAATCCGCCTGTCCGCCGTCTATCAGCAAGCCTGGATTCAGGCCTTCACTCAGGACATCTTCGCATGA
- a CDS encoding c-type cytochrome, protein MITAAFPTAWRTLALAAALLASSLAQASEHNKPAPKPWSPVTLQTALGDLPTGNAAAGKAVHDSMMCASCHGAAGNAATMNWPSVAGQRYDYTAKMLLDYRSGLRFEDERAGLMTSIARLMTPQQIADVSAYYASLPKPVAPQAQAALAAPLTAAEHKRVEQLVRKGDANRLITACASCHGLHGEGKGTTPAIAGQTTDYFIRTMRLYHNGERQNDVYKGMSQFSQRLSDADTLLIARYYASQGQSQTAKAD, encoded by the coding sequence ATGATCACCGCCGCATTCCCCACTGCGTGGCGCACACTCGCCCTGGCCGCCGCGCTTCTCGCCAGCTCCCTTGCGCAAGCCAGCGAACACAACAAACCCGCGCCCAAGCCCTGGAGCCCCGTCACCCTGCAAACCGCGTTGGGCGATCTGCCCACAGGCAATGCCGCCGCGGGCAAGGCCGTGCACGATTCCATGATGTGCGCCTCTTGCCACGGCGCCGCTGGCAATGCCGCAACGATGAACTGGCCCAGCGTCGCCGGCCAGCGCTACGACTACACCGCCAAGATGCTGCTCGACTATCGCAGCGGCCTGCGCTTTGAGGACGAACGCGCCGGGCTGATGACCAGCATCGCCCGCCTGATGACCCCGCAACAGATCGCGGATGTCTCCGCCTACTACGCCAGCCTGCCCAAGCCCGTGGCGCCGCAGGCCCAGGCCGCCCTCGCAGCGCCCCTAACCGCCGCAGAGCACAAGCGGGTGGAGCAACTCGTGCGCAAAGGCGACGCCAACCGCCTCATCACCGCCTGCGCGTCGTGCCACGGCCTGCACGGCGAAGGCAAGGGCACGACGCCAGCCATCGCGGGTCAGACGACCGACTACTTCATCCGCACCATGCGTCTGTATCACAACGGCGAGCGCCAAAACGATGTGTACAAAGGCATGAGCCAGTTCAGCCAGCGCCTGAGCGACGCCGATACCTTGCTCATTGCGCGCTACTACGCCAGCCAGGGGCAAAGCCAAACCGCGAAAGCGGATTGA
- a CDS encoding PA2778 family cysteine peptidase — MTGRRLRVASQLTLALSLLLGGCAALPPGVFSTAPLQFQQGRLVDEPAGLPASANVAGVPFFSDDSHYCGPASLASVLVFSGVRTTPKQLIPQVFTPGLEGSLQFDLLGASRRAGRIPVVLPPKLGAVFEQVAAGFPVVVLQKVGLGARDWHYAVLVAYDLPGDRVTLRSSTARDLQLSIEQFDRSWAAGGRWAFIAVEPGQFPPGIDELTYLRAVAPLEGVAPEAARTAYEAALKRWPKAWIAMMGLGNLAYARKDYPRAAIHFAEAARANPSDGDPMNNLAQALLAAGDWKAAQGAIEVALRLGQPHPEAYRSTAAEIAKARAAALDPTQAP; from the coding sequence ATGACGGGTCGTCGCCTGCGCGTCGCATCGCAACTGACTCTTGCGCTCAGTCTGTTGCTGGGCGGTTGCGCCGCCTTGCCGCCTGGGGTCTTTTCGACGGCGCCGCTGCAATTTCAACAGGGGCGCTTGGTGGATGAGCCCGCTGGCTTGCCAGCCTCCGCGAATGTGGCTGGAGTGCCGTTTTTTTCGGATGACAGTCACTACTGCGGACCGGCTTCGCTGGCCTCTGTGCTGGTCTTCAGCGGGGTGCGCACCACGCCGAAGCAGTTGATCCCGCAGGTGTTCACGCCGGGTCTGGAAGGAAGCCTGCAATTCGATCTGCTCGGGGCGTCGCGCCGGGCAGGGCGCATTCCTGTCGTTCTACCTCCCAAGCTCGGCGCTGTGTTCGAGCAGGTGGCTGCCGGTTTTCCGGTGGTGGTGTTGCAGAAGGTCGGGCTGGGTGCGCGCGATTGGCACTATGCCGTGCTGGTGGCGTATGACTTGCCGGGCGATCGCGTGACTCTGCGTTCCAGTACGGCCCGTGATCTGCAGCTTTCCATCGAGCAGTTTGATCGGTCTTGGGCTGCAGGCGGGAGATGGGCGTTCATTGCCGTCGAGCCGGGGCAGTTTCCGCCTGGAATTGATGAATTGACGTATTTGCGCGCCGTGGCCCCGCTCGAAGGCGTGGCGCCTGAGGCGGCACGCACCGCTTACGAGGCGGCGCTCAAGCGCTGGCCCAAGGCGTGGATTGCCATGATGGGGCTGGGCAATCTGGCTTATGCGCGCAAGGACTATCCGCGGGCTGCGATTCATTTCGCCGAGGCAGCAAGAGCGAACCCTTCCGACGGCGATCCGATGAACAACCTCGCGCAGGCCTTGCTCGCTGCGGGAGACTGGAAGGCGGCGCAGGGGGCGATCGAGGTCGCGTTGCGCCTCGGCCAGCCGCACCCCGAGGCGTATCGCAGCACGGCGGCTGAAATCGCCAAGGCGCGCGCCGCGGCCCTGGACCCTACCCAGGCGCCGTGA
- a CDS encoding PA2779 family protein, whose protein sequence is MFPSRISRQFLVAALGLSLMAAAPAARAELIGTQQLTQPQSGQDAATLAADRSTLDHFMARADVQAKLEQMGLSQEVTQQRLAALSNAEVAQLAGRINSMPAAGALGFQEMVIILLVAILVVLAL, encoded by the coding sequence ATGTTTCCTTCTCGTATTTCCCGTCAATTCCTGGTGGCTGCATTGGGCCTGAGCCTGATGGCCGCTGCCCCCGCCGCGCGTGCCGAACTGATTGGCACGCAGCAGCTCACCCAGCCGCAGTCCGGCCAGGACGCGGCAACGCTGGCCGCGGATCGGTCGACGCTTGACCATTTCATGGCGCGGGCCGATGTGCAGGCCAAGCTGGAGCAAATGGGGTTGAGCCAAGAGGTGACGCAGCAACGCCTGGCGGCGCTGAGCAATGCCGAAGTGGCGCAGCTGGCTGGCAGGATCAACAGCATGCCGGCCGCAGGCGCGCTCGGTTTTCAGGAAATGGTGATCATTCTGCTGGTGGCGATTCTGGTCGTGCTGGCGCTTTGA
- a CDS encoding sulfite exporter TauE/SafE family protein — protein sequence MWLSIAIFLLAGASAGFLGGLLGIGGGLLLVAALSFALPALGIPADEVIHVAVATSMASIVLTFISSATAHIRRGGVLWPSWRWLAPGMVIGGFIGAHLAQMLSGPVLRYVIAGFCAVMAVQMAAGKRKKTVPGQEHIPRSPWLLPAGVGIGAVSSVVGIGGGSMTVPLLVALGVQPVKAVATSTVCGLAIALSSALSYMISVHAPAHPLPPGAFGYVFLPAAAATAVASMVLAPYGVRVAHRISGDALKRVFSIFLIFIGALIAFGG from the coding sequence ATGTGGCTTTCCATTGCGATTTTTCTGTTGGCCGGAGCCTCTGCAGGTTTTCTGGGCGGATTGCTGGGCATCGGGGGCGGCTTGCTGCTGGTGGCGGCACTCAGCTTCGCGCTGCCCGCCTTGGGCATTCCAGCCGATGAGGTCATTCATGTGGCCGTGGCGACGTCGATGGCCAGTATCGTGCTTACCTTTATTTCCTCTGCCACGGCGCATATCCGACGCGGCGGCGTGCTGTGGCCGAGTTGGCGCTGGCTGGCGCCAGGTATGGTGATCGGGGGTTTCATCGGGGCGCATTTGGCGCAGATGCTCAGCGGCCCAGTCCTGCGCTATGTCATTGCCGGGTTCTGTGCCGTTATGGCGGTACAGATGGCAGCTGGTAAACGCAAAAAGACAGTGCCAGGTCAGGAGCACATTCCGCGTTCACCCTGGTTGTTGCCGGCAGGTGTGGGCATCGGGGCTGTGTCCTCCGTCGTGGGGATCGGCGGAGGTTCGATGACGGTGCCCTTGTTGGTGGCTCTGGGCGTTCAGCCGGTCAAGGCGGTGGCGACGAGTACGGTTTGCGGCTTGGCCATCGCCCTGTCCAGCGCGCTGAGTTACATGATCTCGGTTCATGCGCCCGCCCATCCCCTTCCGCCAGGGGCGTTTGGCTATGTTTTTTTGCCTGCGGCTGCGGCGACTGCTGTCGCTTCGATGGTGCTTGCACCGTATGGAGTACGCGTGGCGCATCGCATTTCGGGCGACGCGCTCAAACGGGTGTTCTCGATTTTTCTGATTTTTATCGGCGCATTGATTGCGTTCGGTGGGTAA
- a CDS encoding NAD(P)/FAD-dependent oxidoreductase, giving the protein MAHIVVLGAGIGGMPAAYEAREALGKAHKITVINAVDYFQFVPSNPWVAVGWRSRDEVIFAIKPYLERKGIDFIAKSVTKIEPESNTLTLQDGAKVNYDYLIITTGPKLSFEEVPGSGPHGGYTNSICSIDHAEKCYADYEKLVANPGPVIVGAMPGASCFGPAYEYTMVLDTALRKKKIRNKVPITYVTSEPYIGHLGLDGVGDSKGIMESAFRSHDIRWITNAKTTKVEDGKMFVDELDMQGNLVKQHELPFKHSMMLPAFKGVDAVAAVEGLCNPRGFVIVDQHQRSPKYKNIYSAGVCIAIPPTGPTPVACGVPKTGYMIESMVTAIVHNLEEELAGKQPSHRGTWQAICLADFGNTGAAFVAIPQIPPRNVNWFGEGKWVHLAKIAFEKYFIRKMKKGNSEPIYEKYMMKLIGMERLLHPERKD; this is encoded by the coding sequence ATGGCACATATCGTTGTATTGGGCGCCGGCATTGGCGGCATGCCCGCCGCCTATGAAGCGCGTGAAGCGCTCGGCAAAGCACACAAGATCACGGTCATCAATGCCGTGGACTATTTCCAGTTTGTGCCCTCCAACCCCTGGGTGGCCGTGGGCTGGCGCAGTCGAGACGAGGTGATCTTTGCGATCAAGCCGTATCTGGAGCGAAAGGGGATCGACTTCATCGCCAAGTCGGTAACCAAGATCGAGCCGGAGAGCAATACCTTGACCCTGCAGGACGGTGCCAAGGTCAATTACGACTATCTCATCATCACCACCGGGCCGAAGCTGTCTTTCGAGGAGGTGCCGGGTTCCGGCCCGCATGGCGGGTATACCAACTCGATCTGCAGTATCGACCATGCTGAAAAGTGCTATGCCGACTATGAAAAGCTGGTGGCCAATCCGGGGCCGGTGATTGTGGGCGCAATGCCGGGAGCGAGCTGCTTCGGCCCGGCCTACGAATACACCATGGTGCTCGACACCGCGCTGCGCAAGAAAAAAATCCGCAACAAGGTGCCCATCACTTACGTGACTTCCGAGCCCTACATCGGCCATCTGGGGCTGGATGGCGTGGGCGACTCCAAGGGCATCATGGAAAGCGCCTTCCGCAGCCATGACATCCGCTGGATCACCAATGCCAAGACCACCAAGGTGGAAGACGGCAAGATGTTCGTGGATGAACTCGACATGCAGGGCAATCTGGTCAAACAGCACGAACTGCCGTTCAAGCACTCCATGATGCTGCCCGCTTTCAAGGGTGTGGACGCGGTGGCTGCGGTGGAGGGGCTGTGCAACCCGCGCGGCTTTGTCATCGTCGATCAACATCAGCGCAGCCCGAAATACAAGAACATCTACTCCGCTGGCGTGTGCATCGCCATTCCACCGACCGGCCCGACGCCGGTTGCCTGCGGCGTGCCCAAAACGGGTTACATGATCGAGTCGATGGTCACGGCCATCGTGCACAACCTCGAGGAGGAACTCGCGGGCAAACAACCCTCGCACCGCGGCACCTGGCAGGCCATCTGCCTGGCCGACTTCGGCAATACCGGCGCGGCGTTCGTGGCCATTCCGCAGATTCCGCCACGCAACGTCAACTGGTTCGGCGAAGGCAAGTGGGTGCACTTGGCGAAGATCGCGTTTGAAAAATACTTCATCCGCAAGATGAAGAAGGGCAACTCCGAGCCGATTTACGAAAAATACATGATGAAGCTCATCGGCATGGAGCGCTTGCTGCATCCCGAACGCAAAGACTGA
- a CDS encoding YeeE/YedE thiosulfate transporter family protein, translating to MRNTPRPLWNPYVAGVLLGLGLLATFLVTGNGYGVTGATTLATAAVAGKVDPNTVAAHTYLHNLFEVGLNRWVVWEVVGLAIGGLIGSVLAGRFKLQIDGPTQAGRSLRLVLAVIGGIAAGFGARLALGCTSGMGLSGSATLAAAGFLFLIGFFIAGAVFGQLTKGLWK from the coding sequence ATGCGCAATACACCTCGTCCACTCTGGAACCCCTACGTTGCCGGGGTTTTGTTGGGTTTGGGACTACTGGCCACGTTTCTAGTCACCGGAAATGGTTATGGCGTGACCGGTGCAACCACCCTGGCGACTGCAGCCGTAGCGGGCAAGGTCGATCCCAATACCGTTGCCGCCCACACCTATCTCCACAACCTGTTTGAAGTCGGTCTGAATCGCTGGGTCGTCTGGGAAGTCGTTGGCTTGGCCATCGGCGGCTTGATTGGCAGCGTATTGGCGGGCCGCTTCAAGCTGCAAATCGACGGCCCCACTCAAGCAGGGCGCAGCCTGCGACTCGTCCTCGCAGTCATTGGCGGCATCGCAGCAGGTTTTGGCGCTCGTCTCGCCCTGGGTTGCACCAGCGGCATGGGGCTCTCGGGCTCCGCAACGCTGGCCGCTGCGGGCTTCTTGTTCCTGATCGGATTTTTCATTGCTGGCGCCGTGTTCGGCCAACTCACGAAAGGACTCTGGAAATGA
- a CDS encoding YeeE/YedE thiosulfate transporter family protein: MSFPLGYTGPVSGIILGLIFGYILENAGFGSGCKLTAQLRFKDWAVFKVMFTAILVSAGGLYLLQGLGVIAVDNMFVPSVFLWGSSLGGVLIGVGMAVGGYCPGTSIVALFSGKLDGLIFLLGIGIGTLGFNSVFSSIEGWAWKQVGPDGLTLPQLLHLPAWAVWGLLFAVLVIVGYLTRTNASARKTSNKSSGSFAPQNS, translated from the coding sequence ATGAGCTTCCCTCTTGGATACACCGGCCCCGTATCGGGCATCATCCTCGGCCTGATTTTCGGCTACATCCTTGAAAACGCCGGCTTCGGCAGCGGTTGCAAACTCACCGCCCAGTTGCGCTTCAAGGACTGGGCCGTGTTCAAGGTTATGTTCACCGCCATTCTCGTGTCGGCCGGCGGCCTCTATCTGCTGCAAGGCCTTGGCGTGATTGCTGTCGACAATATGTTCGTGCCCTCGGTCTTCCTTTGGGGTAGTTCGCTGGGCGGCGTGCTGATTGGCGTCGGCATGGCCGTCGGCGGTTACTGTCCAGGCACGTCCATCGTGGCCTTGTTCTCCGGCAAGTTGGACGGCTTGATTTTTCTGCTGGGCATCGGCATCGGCACCCTGGGTTTCAACTCTGTGTTCAGTTCCATCGAGGGCTGGGCCTGGAAGCAGGTCGGCCCAGATGGACTGACCTTGCCGCAGTTGCTGCACCTTCCTGCCTGGGCTGTCTGGGGTCTGCTGTTCGCCGTGCTTGTAATTGTGGGCTACCTCACCCGAACCAATGCCTCTGCGCGCAAGACCAGCAACAAATCTTCCGGCTCGTTTGCACCGCAAAACAGCTAA
- a CDS encoding DUF6969 family protein, which produces MLQSSSLLSGHAPKGRRFTADLLRALPPQERSDLYAYGLKALEATQSLLQQGKTVISEIIGNAAYVEWEHYPQRDAKSRTGALFYYHAHAASQRMSAEHGHFHVFAPNDRAECPSDQRYTHIAGLSVDARGMPLRVFTTNQWVTAECWEDAERVCTLARQTTLKDAKPHRVGQWLDAVFAFFRPQIDLIAHMRDARVKALLARGRTQLLEDRRTHILSQCRIDFSTQIFALEELGADAP; this is translated from the coding sequence ATGCTCCAGTCCTCTTCCCTGTTGTCTGGCCACGCGCCCAAAGGTCGACGCTTTACCGCCGATCTTTTGCGCGCATTGCCTCCGCAAGAGCGAAGCGATCTGTATGCCTACGGTCTCAAGGCGCTTGAAGCCACGCAGTCGCTGCTGCAACAGGGCAAAACGGTGATCTCCGAAATCATTGGGAATGCCGCGTATGTCGAGTGGGAGCACTATCCGCAGCGCGATGCAAAAAGCCGCACCGGGGCTTTGTTTTATTACCACGCCCATGCAGCGAGCCAACGAATGTCGGCAGAGCATGGTCACTTCCATGTCTTTGCACCCAACGACCGTGCCGAGTGCCCGTCCGACCAGCGCTACACACATATCGCGGGCTTGTCGGTCGATGCGCGTGGCATGCCACTGCGCGTATTCACGACCAACCAATGGGTCACAGCCGAATGCTGGGAAGATGCCGAGCGCGTCTGCACCCTGGCGCGCCAGACCACGCTCAAAGATGCCAAGCCGCACAGGGTCGGGCAGTGGCTGGATGCCGTGTTTGCCTTTTTTCGGCCGCAGATCGATCTGATCGCCCACATGCGCGACGCGCGCGTCAAGGCGCTGCTGGCCCGCGGGCGCACCCAGTTGCTCGAAGACCGACGCACGCATATCCTGAGCCAGTGCCGTATTGATTTTTCGACGCAGATTTTTGCGTTGGAGGAGTTGGGCGCAGATGCGCCCTGA
- a CDS encoding sulfurtransferase encodes MKLKHLIGMSIIAVAAAQTAGAATLPGPLVTPQWLNANKDAVTIIDIRDEPKTFTEAPKFEVDPKTKVKTLVKTGGHIEGAIPVDFGKIRQERTVDGVKIKAQLPTAEYFTKVMDDSGLNKTDKPIVIVPTGESVDSMDMATRLYFQLRYFGEPRDKLAILNGGVNAWIQAGYPVSTDKVTPTKGNWAAGAEDKAILASMQQVKEGLQGGKDQFIDARPTAQFLGIVKKPINKTAGHLPGARSFPTDAIVKPVGAAHEFMSADDYKKIYAEFNIQPDAQTITYCNTGHLASGAWFVSHEILGNKNSKLYTGSMIEWTNLGNPTVGLPQ; translated from the coding sequence ATGAAACTGAAACACCTGATCGGCATGAGCATCATCGCTGTAGCCGCGGCGCAAACCGCCGGTGCAGCCACGCTGCCCGGCCCGCTGGTCACCCCCCAATGGCTGAATGCCAATAAAGACGCGGTCACCATTATCGACATCCGTGACGAGCCCAAGACCTTCACCGAAGCGCCGAAATTCGAGGTCGACCCCAAGACCAAGGTCAAGACCCTGGTGAAAACGGGCGGGCACATCGAAGGCGCCATTCCGGTGGACTTCGGCAAGATCCGCCAAGAACGCACGGTGGACGGCGTCAAGATCAAGGCCCAGCTGCCGACCGCCGAGTACTTCACCAAGGTCATGGACGACTCGGGCCTGAACAAGACCGACAAGCCCATCGTGATCGTGCCCACCGGCGAGAGCGTCGACTCCATGGACATGGCCACCCGCCTGTACTTCCAGCTGCGCTACTTCGGTGAGCCGCGCGACAAACTCGCCATCCTCAACGGCGGGGTCAACGCCTGGATTCAGGCCGGCTATCCCGTCTCGACCGACAAGGTAACGCCGACCAAGGGCAACTGGGCTGCCGGCGCTGAAGACAAGGCCATTCTGGCCTCGATGCAGCAAGTCAAGGAAGGTCTGCAAGGGGGCAAGGATCAGTTCATCGATGCCCGCCCGACTGCCCAGTTCCTGGGCATTGTGAAAAAGCCGATCAACAAGACCGCCGGTCACCTGCCGGGTGCGCGCTCCTTCCCGACTGACGCCATCGTCAAGCCGGTCGGCGCCGCGCATGAATTCATGAGCGCCGACGATTACAAGAAGATCTACGCCGAGTTCAACATCCAGCCCGACGCGCAGACCATCACCTACTGCAACACCGGCCACCTGGCCTCTGGTGCCTGGTTCGTCTCCCACGAGATTCTGGGCAACAAGAACTCCAAGCTCTACACCGGCTCGATGATCGAGTGGACCAACCTCGGCAATCCGACGGTCGGCCTGCCACAGTAA
- a CDS encoding XrtA/PEP-CTERM system exopolysaccharide export protein: MLIRNSRFSLWRMAAASMAALLLGACAANNYPPAPEKITQGAYHYKVGAGDTLNINVWRNPDLSMSIQVRPDGKISTPLAPDVQAAGKTPGEIGQEIEARLSKYVRDPVVSVVVTGFHGPYSQQIRIVGQAVRPIAIPYRENMTLLDVMIAAGGLTEFADGNAAVLERHGKTYSIKLGNLLKRGEMSANVPVEPGDVIIIPQSMF, encoded by the coding sequence ATGTTGATCCGCAATTCCCGATTCAGTCTTTGGCGCATGGCCGCCGCCTCTATGGCAGCCCTCCTGCTTGGCGCCTGCGCCGCGAACAACTACCCGCCCGCGCCGGAAAAAATCACCCAGGGCGCCTATCACTACAAGGTGGGCGCTGGCGACACGCTCAATATCAACGTCTGGCGTAACCCGGATTTGTCTATGTCCATACAGGTCCGTCCGGACGGCAAAATCTCTACTCCGCTGGCGCCTGACGTTCAGGCGGCCGGCAAGACGCCGGGCGAAATCGGCCAGGAAATCGAGGCGCGGCTGTCGAAGTATGTCCGCGATCCGGTGGTGTCCGTGGTCGTGACCGGGTTTCATGGACCGTACAGCCAGCAGATCCGTATCGTCGGTCAGGCCGTGCGCCCCATCGCCATTCCCTACCGCGAAAACATGACCTTGCTCGACGTAATGATCGCCGCCGGTGGCCTGACCGAGTTTGCCGATGGCAATGCCGCTGTGCTGGAGCGCCATGGCAAAACCTACAGCATCAAGCTGGGCAACCTGCTCAAGCGCGGTGAAATGTCGGCCAACGTCCCGGTGGAGCCGGGCGATGTCATCATCATCCCGCAGAGCATGTTCTGA